A region of the Hydra vulgaris chromosome 12, alternate assembly HydraT2T_AEP genome:
TAAGATCTGCAAGAGATATGTTCTTTCAAACATGTACAATTGCCTTTTACAATTCAtcaatattcaaatattttttcccTTCTGCATAGTGAATATTGAATATTCTGCATATTGAATTCTGAATTGTTTCCCTTCTTGCTAAGATGCCCTATACGTTTTCGATAGGATTTAAATTAGGTGAAAGCGCTGgctattttaataattgaattttcttGCTGGTACCATGATATTTTTACCATGATATTTAATGGTATTATAAGATATTTGACTTTATGAATTGGAGCATTATCTTGCTGCAAAATAAAATTGGTGCTACCAAATTTTGGCCAAATAACATTCAACATGTTTCTATATCCTTTAGCATTTAATTTAGTAGTATAAAAGCCAATCAAAGTTTATCCAAAATAGCCGAATGCACTCCAAGTCCTTACTCCTCCGCCTCCCATAGaccctttttttgaaaatactttcaCTTTTCTATTGTCATACCAGTAGTAATTGAAGCCATCTATACCATCCagattgaactttttttcattgGACGACGCAATTTTTTGCCATTCTTTTTTCCAAGTCATTTTGTCCTTGGCCCATTGAAGATAAATGCATTTATGCGCTGTGGTTAGTGCTCGAGATGTGcatttttttgcatatctaAGAACGCCTGACTAGTTAATTGCACGATTCACCGTCCATCTTGAGCATTTCAATCCCTAATCAGCGCCATTTCGTCTTGCGGAAATTACTAGCGGCATGCACAATTCGTCGCTGTTGGCAAGCTGTAAGTATAAGTTTTCTACCACTTCGATACTTCGTGCAATAATTAGTTGGatcatttacaaaattattgattaaatGTGGTGAGAGTCTCAGTTTGCAAGCAATTGCCCTGTTTGATAACCTCAATAACCTGTAGACTTCGATCTTGCCTTTTTCTTCATTGGAGAATATAATTCCTCTTGTGTAATTAGTGTAAATaactgtattatatataaactattgtTGTATTGCGACAGAAGGAACGTTGTGGGTGTGTCATTTATTACATTGTATATAAcgtttataatgtttattatacCCTCGGGGGTAtttgcaaatgtatatatattgagtaaagATATTTACAAAGTGTGTgagaaaaacaaatatagaatTAATATTACAAGCTATTTCGGCAATGAGTATAGTGATAAAGTTTGCAGATTTGGTGTCGCAATACGATGGTTCGGGTGAGTTTTCAGAATGGATACAGAAATTGGAACTGGTtgcaaaacttcaaaaagttgaCGAGTTGCATGTGGTGCTCCCCTTATTTCTCTCTGGCGGAGCGTTTGCCGTATATCAAGGTCTTAGTGATGAAATAAAAGAAGACTACAAAGAAGTGAAAAATGCACTGACTACTGCCTTCTCTGCTTCTCCGCTAACAGCATACGAAGAATTCGTAAATCGCCGTCTTAAAGAGAACGAGTCTGTTGACGTATATCTCGCAGAATTAACGAGGCTGAGCAAGCTAATATCAACTCACGTAAGCGAAGAGTGGATAAGGTGCGCATTCATTCTCGGGTTACCTGACGAAGCAAGAAAACAGCTGCAAACCGCATGCTCAATATCAACAATGTCGCTGTACCAGATCGCTGAAAAATCAAGAAGTTTGGTAATTTTACGTCGTAAAGAATCATGTTTTGTTAGTTGCGTGAATCCTGTTGCCATCAGTCCAAGGCAGGTTCCTCAAGGACGCGGAAGAAAGACCGTAACTTGCTACCGTTGCGGCGAGGATGGACATATCAGTCGAAATTGTAGCGAAGAAATTGACAAGAAGAGGTGCTTTGTGTGTGGAATGGACAATCATCTGGCCCTGCACTGCTATAAAAAGTGTACAAACTCAAAAAACGTGGAAGGGAAGCCACCCGTTTTTGTGCGAGCGGCTTcccacaaaatttaaaaccgcCAACTCTCTGCGTATATGTTaatggaagaaaaataaaagcattgttGGATACTGGATGCTCCAAATCCATTTTAAGTCGGGAAATTATAAAcgaaaaaaatgtcaaactcGCAAAAGAAAAGGTTGTTATGATGAATGGAAACTCAATTGAAATAAAACACCAGATTGTTGTTAATCTTTCTATAAATGATACCACCATCGATTTGGAATGCCTGGTGGCAGACATTGTTCCCGAATATCAAATGCTACTTGGTATGGACGCAATACGACTGCTTGGAGGTGTCCAAGTCGGGAGGGACGGCGAAACCATAAACTTCAATGTGGAACAACTAACTATCGGTGCTACTGCTGTTTCTCAAGAAAAAACGAGTGAAGTATCCTCGTCTACTATTCTAAAGCTGATTGATAAAGACTTCGTAGCAGAATTCAAAAATGGCAGTTGGAGCGTGTCTTGGAAATGGCTGATGGAACCACCAACGTTAACTAACAAAATTCCAAACTATCATATCTCTGAGGACGTTAAAAGTGAGTACGCAATGGAAATAAGTGAATGGATAGCACAGGGATGGCTGAAACCATTTGAAGGGAGATGTAATGGCATCATTCCATTGATGGCAGTAACTCAAcgaaataagttaaaaatacgTCCGGTGATGGACTACCGGGAGTTGAATCAATTTGTATCCAGTCATACTGCAGATGGCGATGTTTGCAGTACCAAACTTCGCAACTGGAGAAAGTTGGGAGAAAATCTTGAGATAATCGACTTAAAGAAAGCGTACCTGCAAATTCGTGTCGACGAAGCATTATGGAAATATCAAGTTGTGGAATATGAAGGGCAGCGTTACTGTCTAACAAGATTGGGTTTTGGTTTAAATGTGGCGCCCAGAATAATGactaaaatcttaaaaaaggtattatccTTAGATAAATTTGTCGAGTCTGGGACGGATTCATTTATTGATGATATCATTGTCAATAATAACATAGTGTCAAGTTGCAGAGTTCAAGAACTCTTGAAAAAATATGGCTTGGATTCTAAGTTGCCAGAAAAACTTGTCGGTGGTCGTGTGCTTGGATTGCGAGTGTACAAACAATGCAACCAAGTCCGTTGGAAACGTGACAACATACCCAAAGTTCCGGAAGGAAAAATGACACGTCGGCAAATCTTTTCTTGGTGCGGACAGCTAACCGGGCATTTTCCAATAGCAAATTGGCTGCGCCCTTCGTGCAGCTATCTAAAAAGAGTTTCGAGTAGTTGTGGATGGGACTCTTTGGTGAACGAACGAGTTGTTAAATTAGTAAGCAGTTTGAATGAAAGACTTACAAAAGAAGATCCCGTTCATGGGTCATGGAACGTCAAAAACATTTCTGAAGCAACAGTGTGGTGCGATGCAAGCAGTTTAGCTGTTGGCATAGTTTTGGAAGTGGCTGGGGAAATAGTAGAAGACTGTTCGTGGCTGAGGAAACAAGATGATACGGCTCACATTAATCTTGCAGAGTTAGAAGCCGTGATAAAAGGAATTAATCTAGCAACAAAATGGGGATTCGAATGTATTAACATAAAGTGTGATTCGGCTACTGTTGTCGGTTGGTTGAGATCCTTAATTATCGGTGACAAACCCGTTCGAGTACACGGTCTTGGAGAACCACTTGTCCGTCGCCGGTTGTCATTAATTGAAGACCTTGTGAAGGaatgcaatataaaattaaaacttttcctGGTAAAGTCAGCAGAAAACAAAGCCGATGCTCTTACGAGAGTACCACAGAACTGGCTGCATGCAAACCATTCTGCAATGACAGCAAACGTTGTACCGCCTGATGTGAAGTCGTTtcataatcttcatcactttgGAGTCAATCGAACACTTTATTTGATGAAACAAACATATCCGAAGGAGAAAGTTTGCAGAAAAGACGTTGAATCAGTCGTGAAAAGTTGCGAAAGATGTTTATCGGTGGATCCTGCGCCGATTAGATGGGAAGAAGGAAATCTTGAAGTTGGAAAGAGCTGGCATCGTTTGGCTATTGACATAACCCACTACAAATCAGAGATTTACTTGTCTATTATTGACTGTGGAAAAAGGAGCAAGTTTGCAATTTGGAGAAGGCTACAGAACGAGAAAGAAACAACAGTGTGCTTCCATTTAGAAGAAATATTCCGAGAAAGAGGACCTCCGTGGCAAGTTCTACTTGACAACAGCAAGACTTTTCGCTCAAAACTCGTTGGTGAATTATGCGCAGATTGGGGAGTGTCCACCTTGTTTCGTTGCGCTTACAGGCCATCTGGAAATGGAATTGTTGAACGTCATCATCGCACAATCAAGCGCATGGCAGCCAGAAGTGGCAAAGACCcgttaaaaatggtatattggTATAACATAGCTCCCAGAAAAAATGGCGAGGAAACATCGCTCCCCTACAAAGCTATATTTTCCTACGAGTGGAAACCACACACAATTTCTGCCAAAACTAACGCGGAAGTTCTCCACAACTATACACAAGGACAAGAAGTATTTGTAAAACCACCTGACTCAAAATGCACGAGCGAATGGAACAGAGGAAGAGTCTCAGATGAAGAACGAGGAGTTTCGGTAGAAATCAATGGATTGCCGAGACACATGTCGGACGTCCGTCCTGCTCCCATTGTAGCTGACTTGTCTATCAGAGAATCGGAAGAACCCATCGCGGATAACCTAAATCTCCGAAGATCGACGCGAGTGCGGAGGTTTCCGAATAAGTATGCG
Encoded here:
- the LOC136087946 gene encoding uncharacterized protein LOC136087946, whose product is MNGNSIEIKHQIVVNLSINDTTIDLECLVADIVPEYQMLLGMDAIRLLGGVQVGRDGETINFNVEQLTIGATAVSQEKTSEVSSSTILKLIDKDFVAEFKNGSWSVSWKWLMEPPTLTNKIPNYHISEDVKSEYAMEISEWIAQGWLKPFEGRCNGIIPLMAVTQRNKLKIRPVMDYRELNQFVSSHTADGDVCSTKLRNWRKLGENLEIIDLKKAYLQIRVDEALWKYQVVEYEGQRYCLTRLGFGLNVAPRIMTKILKKVLSLDKFVESGTDSFIDDIIVNNNIVSSCRVQELLKKYGLDSKLPEKLVGGRVLGLRVYKQCNQVRWKRDNIPKVPEGKMTRRQIFSWCGQLTGHFPIANWLRPSCSYLKRVSSSCGWDSLVNERVVKLVSSLNERLTKEDPVHGSWNVKNISEATVWCDASSLAVGIVLEVAGEIVEDCSWLRKQDDTAHINLAELEAVIKGINLATKWGFECINIKCDSATVVGWLRSLIIGDKPVRVHGLGEPLVRRRLSLIEDLVKECNIKLKLFLVKSAENKADALTRVPQNWLHANHSAMTANVVPPDVKSFHNLHHFGVNRTLYLMKQTYPKEKVCRKDVESVVKSCERCLSVDPAPIRWEEGNLEVGKSWHRLAIDITHYKSEIYLSIIDCGKRSKFAIWRRLQNEKETTVCFHLEEIFRERGPPWQVLLDNSKTFRSKLVGELCADWGVSTLFRCAYRPSGNGIVERHHRTIKRMAARSGKDPLKMVYWYNIAPRKNGEETSLPYKAIFSYEWKPHTISAKTNAEVLHNYTQGQEVFVKPPDSKCTSEWNRGRVSDEERGVSVEINGLPRHMSDVRPAPIVADLSIRESEEPIADNLNLRRSTRVRRFPNKYADFVI